In a genomic window of Bombina bombina isolate aBomBom1 chromosome 8, aBomBom1.pri, whole genome shotgun sequence:
- the LOC128638959 gene encoding LOW QUALITY PROTEIN: probable pleckstrin homology domain-containing family N member 1 (The sequence of the model RefSeq protein was modified relative to this genomic sequence to represent the inferred CDS: substituted 1 base at 1 genomic stop codon), translating into MGNFSCVPQPHRQFRYSFNRKSSIKGKEHDSRSKWTYLFGNESGDGRGTNSDNILHYIPRKDFGSPEILPKDSVDQRFLSIFRKVRKKTIVRNMGQMIHYSKVKFRFQHSQDVSDCYLEMFQSHLYFQSRGPTGLTYQGLVPLKDLSIYKLEHSKTPSNQVEEHAFWITGHLLNPLIVYCPSQQELQKWLYHLEKQIQLNGGNLDMLSTSEGNKETNWDKYELRRSVQSQPVADWEGKQRESLGSINYISKVKVQHLPFXELHERLLVLYSSSLVILSEERKQLFFKGELPLKAVRVISEELEKQKKSFLIEGRYINTIRVICITQQDYEEWIDHLKLAQLQN; encoded by the coding sequence ATGGGCAACTTTAGCTGTGTCCCGCAGCCCCACCGACAGTTTAGATATTCATTCAACAGGAAAAGCTCAATCAAGGGGAAAGAGCATGACAGCAGAAGTAAATGGACATATTTGTTTGGAAATGAAAGTGGAGATGGGAGAGGGACAAATTCGGACAACATTTTGCATTACATCCCAAGAAAGGACTTTGGATCTCCAGAAATATTGCCTAAGGACAGTGTGGATCAGAGATTCCTCAGTATCTTCCGTAAAGTAAGGAAAAAAACCATTGTTAGGAACATGGGACAAATGATTCACTACTCTAAGGTCAAATTCCGGTTTCAACACAGCCAGGATGTTAGTGACTGCTACTTGGAGATGTTCCAGTCCCACCTGTATTTCCAGTCTCGTGGCCCTACTGGATTAACCTATCAGGGATTGGTGCCCTTGAAGGATCTAAGCATTTATAAACTTGAACATTCCAAAACGCCATCTAATCAAGTGGAGGAACATGCCTTCTGGATCACAGGGCACTTGCTAAATCCGCTTATTGTTTATTGTCCAAGCCAACAAGAATTGCAGAAGTGGCTTTACCATCTGGAAAAACAAATTCAGTTGAATGGTGGTAACTTGGATATGCTATCCACATCTGAGGGGAACAAAGAAACAAATTGGGATAAATATGAGCTCAGGAGGTCTGTGCAAAGTCAACCCGTTGCAGACTGGGAGGGAAAACAAAGGGAATCTTTGGGATCCATCAATTATATATCCAAAGTCAAAGTGCAGCACCTGCCTTTCTAGGAACTGCATGAGAGATTATTGGTCCTCTACTCATCCAGTCTGGTAATACTTTCTGAGGAGAGGAAACAGCTTTTCTTTAAGGGGGAGCTTCCACTAAAAGCTGTTCGAGTAATTTCAGAAGAGTTGGAGAAACAGAAAAAATCATTCCTAATTGAAGGAAGATACATCAACACAATCCGTGTGATTTGCATCACTCAACAGGATTACGAGGAATGGATAGATCATCTGAAACTAGCCCAGCTACAAAACTGA